One segment of Stenotrophomonas sp. SAU14A_NAIMI4_8 DNA contains the following:
- a CDS encoding GAF domain-containing sensor histidine kinase yields the protein MPSRIDFRTSLDLACQLTGMRVALVGEITDAHWRAVQSVDRAGLGISNGMVLDINKTFCRDVKAQQCPVWFADAHAHPDFQHSPVPGLYGFRSYISVPITLADGSIFGTLCTLDPLPRPVDESHVAALTMLARLVAAQIDAVHSHDADAELIDGLKRDGTSRDAQLAESEHNNAELLRVGKEREEFIAVLAHDLRNPVQAIRAGADLLSLGALSVAQQKVLEHINDSTDRIAELIDVTLDFARGRLGTGIALKLEDWSDLSGVLAVACREAMRAYPQRRCEVDLQLPPVFRCDGARLCQLLANLVINAAVHGTAGEPIRVTGRSEGDGLCIEVANAGVIPQAQLAALFEPFSRPQEKRLDSGLGLGLYIASQIAKAHGGTLSVASASDSGTVLTLRL from the coding sequence ATGCCCTCACGAATCGACTTCCGCACCTCGCTGGACCTCGCCTGCCAGTTGACTGGCATGCGCGTGGCGCTGGTGGGCGAAATAACCGATGCGCACTGGCGGGCCGTGCAGAGCGTTGACCGCGCCGGCCTGGGCATCAGCAACGGCATGGTGCTGGACATCAACAAGACCTTCTGCAGGGACGTGAAGGCCCAGCAGTGCCCGGTCTGGTTTGCCGACGCACACGCCCACCCGGATTTCCAGCACAGCCCGGTACCCGGCCTGTATGGTTTCCGCAGCTATATCTCCGTGCCGATCACCCTGGCTGACGGCAGCATCTTCGGTACGCTCTGCACGCTCGATCCGCTGCCTCGGCCGGTGGACGAGAGCCATGTGGCGGCGCTGACGATGCTGGCGCGGCTGGTGGCCGCGCAGATCGATGCCGTGCACAGCCACGACGCCGATGCGGAACTGATCGATGGCCTGAAGCGTGATGGGACCAGCCGCGACGCGCAGTTGGCCGAATCCGAGCACAACAACGCCGAGCTGCTGCGGGTGGGCAAGGAGCGCGAGGAGTTCATCGCGGTGCTGGCCCACGATCTGCGCAACCCCGTGCAGGCCATCCGTGCCGGCGCCGACCTGCTTTCGCTGGGCGCGCTGAGCGTGGCGCAGCAGAAGGTGCTGGAGCACATCAACGACAGCACCGACCGCATTGCCGAGCTGATCGATGTGACCCTGGATTTCGCCCGGGGCCGGCTGGGCACCGGCATTGCCCTGAAGCTGGAAGACTGGTCCGATCTTTCCGGGGTACTGGCCGTGGCCTGCCGCGAGGCCATGCGTGCCTATCCGCAGCGCCGTTGCGAGGTGGATCTGCAGTTGCCGCCGGTGTTCCGCTGCGACGGTGCGCGCCTGTGCCAGCTGCTGGCCAACCTGGTCATCAACGCCGCCGTGCATGGCACCGCCGGGGAACCCATTCGCGTGACCGGCCGCAGCGAGGGAGACGGCCTGTGCATCGAGGTGGCCAACGCCGGGGTGATCCCGCAGGCGCAGCTGGCGGCGTTGTTCGAGCCGTTCTCGCGCCCGCAGGAGAAGCGCCTGGATTCCGGCCTCGGCCTGGGGCTGTATATCGCCTCGCAGATCGCCAAGGCCCATGGCGGCACCCTGTCGGTGGCCAGCGCCAGCGATTCGGGCACGGTACTGACCCTGCGCCTCTGA
- a CDS encoding MDR family oxidoreductase codes for MTFKALLSSKTDDRVVTELVDFDEADLMDGDVLVQVDYSTLNYKDALALTNSRPVIQKFPLIPGIDLAGVVLESSNADFETGDRVVLNGWDLSMGHHGGLAQRARVRGEWLNKIPGNLTTRDAMAIGTAGYTAMLCVLALEDAGVTPDKGDVLVTGANGGVGSIAVAILSKLGYRVVAATGRPEHADYLHSLGAAEIIDRAELSEPRKKPISAERWAGVVDVAGGPTLVNALAETKYRGAVAACGLAQSDALHGSVLPFILRNVTLAGVDSVNAPQDVRQRAWDRLATDLDPKKLESTVQQIGLAEVLDVYEQIIPGKVRGRIVVDVNA; via the coding sequence ATGACATTCAAGGCACTACTTTCCAGCAAGACCGACGACCGCGTCGTTACTGAACTGGTCGATTTTGATGAGGCCGACCTGATGGACGGCGATGTGCTGGTACAGGTCGATTATTCGACCCTGAATTACAAGGACGCGCTGGCGCTGACCAACAGCCGCCCGGTCATCCAGAAATTCCCGCTGATTCCCGGCATCGACCTGGCCGGCGTGGTGCTGGAATCCAGCAATGCCGATTTCGAGACCGGTGATCGCGTGGTACTGAACGGCTGGGACCTGAGCATGGGCCACCATGGCGGCCTGGCCCAGCGCGCCCGCGTGCGTGGTGAGTGGCTGAACAAGATTCCCGGCAACCTGACCACCCGCGATGCCATGGCCATCGGCACCGCCGGCTATACCGCCATGCTGTGCGTGCTGGCATTGGAAGATGCGGGCGTGACCCCGGACAAGGGCGATGTGCTGGTAACCGGCGCCAATGGCGGCGTCGGCTCGATTGCCGTGGCCATTCTGTCCAAGCTGGGTTACCGCGTTGTGGCCGCGACCGGCCGCCCCGAACATGCCGACTACCTGCACAGCCTGGGCGCGGCCGAGATCATCGACCGCGCGGAGCTGTCCGAGCCGCGCAAGAAGCCAATCAGCGCCGAACGCTGGGCCGGCGTGGTGGACGTGGCCGGCGGCCCCACCCTGGTCAATGCCCTGGCCGAAACCAAGTACCGCGGCGCGGTGGCCGCCTGCGGCCTGGCCCAGAGCGATGCACTGCACGGCTCGGTGCTGCCGTTCATCCTGCGCAACGTGACCCTGGCAGGCGTGGATTCGGTGAACGCACCGCAGGACGTGCGCCAGCGCGCCTGGGATCGCCTGGCCACCGATCTGGACCCGAAGAAGCTGGAAAGCACGGTGCAGCAGATCGGGCTGGCTGAAGTGCTGGATGTGTACGAGCAGATCATCCCGGGCAAGGTGCGCGGGCGGATCGTGGTGGATGTGAATGCCTGA
- a CDS encoding TonB-dependent siderophore receptor, translating to MPVNLPRRRALCAALALPLAIAAHTTHAADSPPSSVQDLDKVEVRGRAQTLYRADDAAVGTRTDTPLALVPQSIQVLPRELIDDQAARQVTDLYRSISGISFFSYAGVTLRGFRQENVLYDGLRGDPYAGFSVPQLFNIERVEVLKGPAGALYGGGDAGGVINYVTRKPKASAERRIELQVGNEDFRAASIEGTGPLNRSGSVRYRAGLYGDTESGVRWNTDSESVIGDASLAFDVGDSGELVLQFTDITQNLGGNRLRGVPVDDNGTFLTDRRWNHNEASDFLDMRAKVALAQYRFAPTDALDVDVAARWFKNSEHQMYHEPMGLIDRDGDGVAEWMTRQLRNQIRDNDAVTANANAVWRTRTGGIEHKVLFGADVYQTDADFTAQTANSADLARGAGPVQGIDLFNPVYGASTWHDYNLAALPWRSTSTRSQRYGGYLQDELTLTPRWHVLAGLRWDGFKDEDRIAHSSVDGNDISWRLGSTFIVRDGLNLYANVASGFVPQTAANQNSAAGGPFDAERSKQWEVGMKSLLADRVTLNLAAYRIDRSNIVQATGEVVGGVNQLAALGLVRSTGMEMDLLADVTERWVLNLTYAYNDARVKDAGPNGITNASGDRFANAPRNKLGLWTRYDLPALHSAVGFGADYVGERVSLDGQRVKPYAVFDMSWKTTWQQWQFQANVKNLFDKVYAASGFIERNGHFPGEPRRVYLQAAYSF from the coding sequence ATGCCCGTCAATTTGCCCCGCCGCCGCGCCCTGTGCGCCGCGCTCGCCCTGCCCTTGGCTATTGCCGCACACACTACCCACGCCGCCGATAGCCCGCCTTCCAGCGTCCAGGACCTGGACAAGGTAGAGGTGCGCGGCCGCGCACAGACCCTGTACCGGGCCGACGACGCCGCCGTCGGCACCCGCACCGACACGCCCCTGGCCCTGGTGCCGCAGTCGATCCAGGTGCTGCCGCGCGAACTGATCGATGACCAGGCCGCCCGCCAGGTGACTGATCTGTACCGCAGCATCAGCGGCATCAGTTTCTTCAGCTACGCCGGCGTGACCCTGCGCGGCTTCCGCCAGGAAAACGTGCTGTACGACGGCCTGCGCGGCGATCCCTACGCCGGCTTTTCGGTGCCGCAGCTGTTCAACATCGAACGGGTGGAAGTACTGAAGGGCCCGGCCGGCGCGCTGTACGGCGGCGGCGATGCCGGCGGCGTGATCAACTACGTGACCCGCAAGCCCAAGGCCAGCGCCGAGCGCCGCATCGAGCTGCAGGTCGGCAACGAGGACTTCCGCGCCGCCTCGATCGAAGGCACCGGCCCGTTGAACCGCAGCGGCAGCGTGCGCTACCGCGCGGGCCTCTATGGCGATACCGAATCGGGCGTGCGCTGGAACACCGACAGTGAAAGCGTGATTGGCGATGCCTCGCTGGCCTTCGACGTGGGCGACAGCGGCGAGCTGGTGCTGCAGTTCACCGATATCACCCAGAACCTGGGCGGCAACCGCCTGCGCGGCGTGCCAGTGGACGACAACGGCACCTTCCTGACCGACCGCCGCTGGAACCACAACGAAGCGAGCGATTTCCTGGACATGCGTGCCAAGGTGGCGCTGGCGCAGTACCGCTTCGCCCCCACTGACGCGCTGGACGTGGACGTGGCGGCGCGCTGGTTCAAGAACAGCGAACACCAGATGTACCACGAGCCGATGGGGCTGATCGACCGTGACGGCGACGGCGTGGCCGAGTGGATGACCCGCCAGCTGCGCAACCAGATCCGCGACAACGACGCGGTGACCGCCAACGCCAATGCGGTGTGGCGCACCCGCACCGGCGGCATCGAGCACAAGGTGCTGTTCGGCGCTGATGTGTACCAGACCGATGCGGACTTCACCGCGCAGACCGCCAACAGCGCCGACCTGGCCCGTGGCGCAGGCCCGGTGCAGGGCATCGACTTGTTCAACCCGGTGTACGGCGCCAGCACCTGGCATGACTACAACCTGGCCGCCCTGCCCTGGCGCAGCACGTCCACCCGCAGCCAGCGCTACGGCGGCTACCTGCAGGACGAGCTGACCCTGACCCCGCGCTGGCACGTGCTGGCCGGCCTGCGCTGGGACGGCTTCAAGGACGAAGACCGCATCGCCCACAGCAGCGTGGATGGCAACGACATCAGCTGGCGCCTCGGCAGCACCTTCATCGTGCGCGACGGCCTGAACCTGTACGCCAACGTGGCCAGTGGTTTCGTGCCGCAGACCGCGGCGAACCAGAATTCAGCCGCCGGCGGTCCGTTCGATGCCGAGCGCAGCAAGCAGTGGGAGGTGGGCATGAAATCGCTGCTGGCCGACCGGGTAACACTGAACCTGGCCGCCTACCGCATCGACCGCAGCAACATCGTGCAGGCCACCGGCGAAGTGGTGGGCGGGGTGAACCAGCTTGCCGCGCTGGGCCTGGTGCGCAGCACCGGCATGGAGATGGACCTGCTGGCCGACGTGACCGAACGCTGGGTGCTGAACCTGACCTACGCCTACAACGATGCGCGGGTGAAGGATGCCGGCCCGAACGGGATCACCAATGCCTCCGGCGACCGCTTCGCCAATGCGCCGCGCAACAAGCTGGGCCTGTGGACCCGCTACGACCTGCCCGCCCTGCATTCGGCCGTCGGCTTCGGCGCCGATTACGTGGGTGAGCGCGTCAGCCTGGACGGCCAGCGGGTGAAGCCTTATGCCGTGTTCGACATGAGCTGGAAGACCACGTGGCAGCAGTGGCAGTTCCAGGCCAACGTGAAGAACCTCTTCGACAAGGTGTATGCGGCCAGCGGCTTCATCGAGCGCAATGGCCACTTCCCCGGCGAGCCGCGCCGGGTCTACCTGCAGGCGGCGTACAGTTTCTAA
- a CDS encoding LysR family transcriptional regulator: protein MHDLNDLYYFAMVVDHGGFAAAERALGIPKSRLSRRISQLETDLGVRLLQRSTRRFAVTDVGTSVHRHAQTMLAEAQAAREVVDRLSAEPRGVVRASVPVSLAQMQLPKLLPKFLEQYPKVRLQLNISNRRVDIINEGYDVALRVRSRLDDDGSLVMRSFGQVQELLVASPKYLDRAGRPKDPEELTQHVTLSISEDEARQRWELHGPEGEVRRVDLQPRVAGFDFPLLQSMVKDGFGITMLPETVCAEAVRNGELEVVLPDWSLPQGVCHAVFASRRGLLPAVRVFIDFLAEHLPPQLEASRLDCGGACEKAKEKIKASALGALAVDAG from the coding sequence ATGCATGACCTGAATGACCTGTACTACTTCGCCATGGTCGTGGACCATGGCGGTTTCGCCGCCGCCGAGCGCGCCCTGGGTATCCCCAAATCGCGCCTGAGCCGCCGTATCAGCCAGCTGGAAACCGACCTGGGCGTGCGCCTGTTGCAGCGTTCCACGCGCCGCTTCGCCGTCACCGACGTCGGCACCAGCGTGCATCGCCATGCGCAGACCATGCTGGCTGAGGCCCAGGCCGCGCGCGAAGTGGTGGACCGCCTGAGCGCCGAGCCGCGCGGCGTGGTGCGCGCCAGCGTGCCCGTCTCGTTGGCGCAGATGCAGCTGCCCAAGCTGCTGCCCAAGTTCCTGGAGCAGTACCCGAAGGTGCGCCTGCAGCTGAACATCAGCAACCGCCGCGTGGACATCATCAATGAAGGCTACGACGTGGCCCTGCGCGTGCGTTCGCGCCTGGACGACGACGGCAGCCTGGTCATGCGCAGCTTCGGCCAGGTGCAGGAACTGCTGGTGGCCAGCCCGAAGTACCTGGACCGCGCCGGCCGACCGAAGGACCCGGAAGAGCTGACCCAGCACGTCACCCTCAGCATCAGCGAAGACGAGGCGCGCCAGCGCTGGGAACTGCATGGCCCGGAAGGCGAAGTGCGCCGCGTGGACCTGCAGCCGCGTGTGGCCGGCTTCGACTTCCCGCTGCTGCAGAGCATGGTGAAGGACGGTTTCGGCATCACCATGCTGCCGGAGACCGTGTGCGCCGAAGCCGTGCGCAACGGTGAGCTGGAAGTGGTGCTGCCGGACTGGTCGCTGCCGCAGGGCGTGTGCCATGCCGTGTTCGCCTCGCGCCGTGGCCTGTTGCCGGCGGTGCGCGTGTTCATCGACTTCCTGGCCGAACACCTGCCGCCGCAGCTGGAGGCCTCGCGCCTGGACTGCGGTGGCGCGTGCGAGAAGGCCAAGGAGAAGATCAAGGCCAGCGCCCTGGGCGCCTTGGCCGTGGATGCGGGCTGA
- a CDS encoding UvrD-helicase domain-containing protein has translation MEWRPSGWGQRVTRSPDWRLRLDGEQVELSIGSALYQHHVDGDARVRIIPGLFWARIELQRDDGETLSVDGLPNRQASQLSAAVQQVLLACTTRGRKALFQDILTQIQGWLAEADALTDRGSAGRRWITHEQQQALLAERPALPLQPSALKRLFLDEDVHDDLHSPSHRAALDALHDWELDWPSVWAEANATMATRELALARGFLHRVESKPLTEEQARAVICFDNHVQVVAAAGSGKTSTMVAKAAYAIDRGFVAPERIVMLAFNKDAAKELEDRAQRSFERLGMGDTVVEARTFHALGLSIIAKATGRKPDIPEWAIDAALGFNKLAELVDDLKDRSPHFRTQWDMFRLVFGRDLPPLGAQMLADGYDRDGTPYIRTLQGERVKSLEECVIADWLFYNGVAYDYERRYEFDTATDTHRQYRPDFYYPDAALYHEHFALDADGQPPQQFANYAEGVRWKREQHAARGTALIETTSFGLRSGEALHHLSERLGESRIELDPNPDRELPDAGAKPMPDADLIGLMRTFIAHAKSNCLSLEDMAERLRQMPEDQFKERYRRFLEIAGPVFQAWDDALADERSIDFEDMLNMAAGLLEQGHYESPYELVMADEFQDASRARARLCRALVNRPGRYLFAVGDDWQSINRFAGADVSVMTGFREWMGHGQVLKLEQTFRCPQELCDISSRFISRNPAQIAKTVRSTAPAIGPVLQAFQMTRREEVQDGVRQYLATLHQQLLSGAVPRGRSGRVTVFILGRYRNERSVLPADWKAAFGSTMDVEFLTAHRSKGREADYVILPGMVNLGFPSLRADDPVLSLAMPEGDTFPLGEERRLFYVALTRARRGVAMFTLQGKRSPFLDELVENGVVEVTSVSGVAINEERCPVCKVGVFVERNGPHGAFRSCSSYPLCHNKPRQHRSD, from the coding sequence ATGGAATGGCGCCCCTCGGGCTGGGGCCAACGTGTGACCCGCTCGCCGGACTGGCGGCTGCGGCTGGATGGCGAACAGGTCGAACTCTCGATTGGGAGCGCGCTGTACCAGCACCACGTAGATGGCGACGCGCGTGTGCGGATCATTCCGGGCCTGTTCTGGGCCCGGATCGAGCTGCAGCGCGACGACGGTGAAACGCTGTCCGTCGATGGCCTGCCCAACCGTCAGGCATCGCAGCTTTCGGCCGCCGTGCAGCAGGTCTTGCTTGCCTGCACCACCCGTGGGCGCAAGGCGCTCTTTCAAGACATCCTGACGCAGATCCAGGGCTGGCTGGCCGAGGCAGACGCCCTGACCGACCGCGGCAGCGCCGGTCGCCGCTGGATCACGCACGAACAACAGCAGGCCCTGCTGGCCGAGCGCCCTGCCCTGCCGTTGCAGCCGTCCGCGCTGAAGCGGCTGTTCCTCGACGAGGACGTGCACGACGACCTGCATTCGCCCAGCCACCGTGCCGCGCTGGACGCCCTGCACGATTGGGAACTGGACTGGCCGTCCGTCTGGGCCGAAGCCAACGCGACCATGGCAACGCGCGAGCTGGCGCTGGCCCGCGGTTTCCTGCACCGGGTCGAGAGCAAGCCACTGACCGAAGAACAGGCCCGCGCGGTCATCTGTTTCGACAATCATGTGCAGGTGGTCGCCGCAGCCGGTTCCGGCAAGACCTCGACCATGGTCGCCAAGGCCGCCTATGCCATTGATCGCGGCTTCGTTGCGCCCGAACGCATCGTGATGCTGGCCTTCAACAAAGATGCCGCCAAGGAACTGGAGGACCGCGCGCAGCGGTCGTTCGAACGGCTGGGCATGGGCGATACCGTGGTGGAAGCACGCACCTTCCACGCACTGGGCCTGTCGATCATCGCCAAGGCGACCGGACGCAAGCCCGACATTCCCGAATGGGCCATCGATGCAGCGCTGGGCTTCAACAAGCTGGCCGAGCTGGTGGATGACCTGAAGGACCGCTCGCCCCACTTCCGCACCCAGTGGGACATGTTCCGCCTGGTGTTCGGCCGCGATCTGCCGCCACTGGGCGCGCAGATGCTGGCCGATGGCTACGACCGCGATGGCACGCCCTATATCCGCACCCTGCAGGGCGAGCGGGTGAAGAGCCTGGAAGAGTGCGTGATTGCCGATTGGCTGTTCTACAACGGCGTGGCCTACGACTACGAGCGGCGCTACGAGTTCGATACCGCCACCGATACGCATCGCCAGTATCGACCAGACTTCTATTACCCGGATGCCGCGCTGTACCACGAGCACTTCGCGCTGGATGCCGACGGCCAGCCGCCGCAGCAGTTCGCCAACTACGCCGAGGGTGTGCGCTGGAAACGCGAGCAGCACGCCGCACGCGGGACCGCACTGATCGAGACCACGTCGTTCGGGCTGCGCAGTGGCGAGGCCCTGCACCACCTGTCCGAACGGCTGGGCGAATCGCGCATTGAACTGGACCCGAATCCGGACCGCGAACTGCCCGACGCCGGCGCCAAGCCCATGCCCGATGCCGATCTGATCGGCTTGATGCGCACCTTCATCGCCCATGCCAAGAGCAACTGCCTGAGCCTGGAAGACATGGCCGAGCGCCTGAGGCAGATGCCCGAAGACCAGTTCAAGGAACGCTACCGGCGCTTCCTGGAAATCGCCGGGCCCGTATTCCAGGCCTGGGATGACGCACTGGCGGACGAGCGCAGCATCGACTTCGAAGACATGTTGAACATGGCCGCCGGACTGCTGGAACAGGGCCATTATGAATCGCCCTACGAACTGGTGATGGCCGACGAGTTCCAGGATGCCTCGCGCGCCCGCGCCCGCCTGTGCCGCGCCCTGGTCAACCGCCCGGGACGCTACCTGTTTGCGGTGGGCGACGACTGGCAGTCGATCAACCGTTTCGCCGGTGCCGATGTTTCGGTGATGACCGGTTTCCGCGAATGGATGGGGCACGGCCAGGTACTGAAACTGGAGCAGACCTTCCGCTGCCCGCAGGAACTGTGCGATATCTCCAGCCGCTTCATCAGCCGCAATCCTGCGCAGATTGCCAAGACGGTTCGCTCTACCGCGCCGGCAATTGGGCCGGTGCTGCAGGCCTTCCAGATGACCCGGCGCGAAGAAGTGCAGGATGGCGTTCGCCAGTATCTGGCTACGCTGCATCAGCAACTTCTGTCCGGCGCGGTGCCTCGTGGCCGCAGCGGGCGCGTGACCGTTTTCATTCTGGGCCGGTACCGGAATGAGCGCAGCGTACTGCCGGCGGACTGGAAGGCAGCGTTCGGCAGCACGATGGACGTGGAGTTCCTGACCGCGCACCGTTCAAAGGGACGCGAGGCCGACTATGTGATTCTGCCGGGAATGGTGAACCTCGGTTTCCCCAGCCTGCGCGCGGATGACCCGGTACTTTCGCTGGCGATGCCCGAAGGCGATACCTTCCCGCTGGGCGAAGAGCGGCGGCTGTTCTATGTGGCACTGACGCGCGCTCGGCGCGGTGTTGCGATGTTCACGCTGCAGGGCAAGCGCTCGCCGTTCCTGGATGAGCTGGTGGAGAATGGCGTGGTGGAGGTTACGAGCGTGTCGGGTGTGGCGATCAATGAGGAGCGCTGCCCGGTGTGCAAGGTGGGGGTGTTCGTGGAGCGGAATGGGCCGCATGGGGCGTTCCGGTCGTGTTCGAGTTATCCGTTGTGCCATAACAAGCCGAGGCAACATCGCAGCGACTGA
- a CDS encoding sigma factor-like helix-turn-helix DNA-binding protein, translating into MNKRTGIVQVNARHTDGRTVHYEEPVPGLTRTTRFDPNTITIDQRDDAVMYLLDEGLSQADVGRRLGISQSRVSQISRNRR; encoded by the coding sequence GTGAACAAACGAACTGGCATCGTTCAAGTAAATGCCCGCCATACGGATGGCCGGACTGTTCACTACGAAGAACCAGTGCCCGGCCTGACGCGCACAACTCGCTTCGATCCGAATACCATCACCATCGACCAACGCGATGATGCAGTGATGTACCTCCTCGACGAAGGCTTGTCGCAAGCGGATGTGGGGCGACGACTGGGGATTTCTCAGTCGCGTGTTTCTCAAATTTCCCGTAACCGCCGCTAA
- a CDS encoding PAS domain-containing sensor histidine kinase — protein sequence MHAFSLPVSAPEQLAYRLLQDSDWAQTAQAAQMPAELRTVLAMVFDSPEPMWIAWGPQDKAFFFNDAYLPLLGGKLHGAMGARLDVVWADVWADVSQAIDDAFAGTARSFQNLRLMMDRDGTMKETWWTFSYSPLRLGNGEIAGLLCVVSEQTERVIERDLHSRQVAAITQEAREAHLELVRAREQLRQAQKLEAMGQLTGGVAHDFNNLLQVITGSVDMLLYGWPSDDPRRRYAQAIESAAERATKLTAQLLAFSRRQSLSPEVFDLCESVQALADIITTVVGARIDVDLHLPDVPLPVLLDRNQLDTALINIAVNARDAIEGHGKVTLAVQRVSTVPSVRQSIPLKGDFAAISVTDSGSGIDPSVLERIFEPFFTTKGVGAGTGLGLSQVFGFVKQSEGEVDVQSRPGAGTCFTLYLPLTQCTDSVPRPAPHPGLASGDGLCVLVVEDNVDVADFAVGALRELDYGVVLARNAAEAMAELEHDAARFQLVFTDVVMPGTNGLELARTIRAQFPKLPIILTSGYSELLARDPGHGFTLLRKPYSLKQLAQVMSEAAHGSAR from the coding sequence ATGCACGCCTTTTCCCTTCCGGTCTCTGCGCCCGAGCAGCTGGCGTACCGTCTGCTGCAGGACAGTGACTGGGCACAGACCGCGCAGGCCGCGCAGATGCCGGCCGAACTGCGCACCGTGCTGGCCATGGTGTTCGATTCACCCGAGCCGATGTGGATTGCCTGGGGCCCGCAGGACAAGGCGTTCTTCTTCAACGATGCCTACCTGCCGCTGCTGGGCGGCAAGCTGCACGGCGCCATGGGCGCACGACTGGACGTGGTGTGGGCCGATGTCTGGGCCGACGTCAGCCAGGCCATCGACGATGCCTTCGCCGGCACCGCGCGCAGCTTCCAGAACCTGCGCCTGATGATGGACCGCGACGGCACGATGAAGGAAACCTGGTGGACCTTCTCGTATTCGCCGCTGCGGCTGGGCAACGGCGAGATCGCCGGCCTGCTGTGCGTGGTGAGCGAGCAGACCGAGCGGGTGATCGAACGCGACCTGCACAGCCGCCAGGTGGCCGCCATTACCCAGGAAGCACGCGAGGCGCACCTGGAACTGGTGCGCGCACGCGAGCAGCTGCGCCAGGCACAGAAACTGGAAGCCATGGGCCAGTTGACCGGCGGCGTGGCGCACGACTTCAACAACCTGCTGCAGGTGATCACCGGTTCGGTGGACATGCTGCTGTACGGCTGGCCCAGTGATGACCCGCGCCGGCGCTACGCCCAGGCGATCGAATCGGCGGCCGAGCGTGCGACCAAACTGACCGCCCAGTTGCTGGCGTTCTCGCGGCGGCAGAGCCTGTCGCCGGAAGTGTTCGACCTGTGCGAGAGCGTGCAGGCGCTGGCGGACATCATCACCACCGTGGTGGGCGCGCGTATCGATGTGGACCTGCACTTGCCCGACGTGCCGCTGCCGGTGCTGCTGGACCGCAACCAACTGGATACCGCGCTGATCAATATTGCGGTGAACGCGCGCGATGCGATCGAAGGCCACGGCAAGGTGACACTGGCAGTGCAACGGGTCAGCACCGTGCCATCTGTGCGCCAGTCGATTCCGCTGAAGGGCGATTTTGCGGCGATCAGCGTGACTGATTCGGGCAGTGGTATTGATCCTTCGGTGCTGGAACGCATCTTCGAACCGTTCTTCACCACCAAGGGCGTGGGCGCCGGCACCGGGCTGGGGCTGAGCCAGGTGTTCGGCTTCGTGAAGCAGTCCGAAGGCGAAGTGGACGTGCAGAGCCGGCCGGGCGCGGGCACCTGCTTCACCCTGTACCTGCCGCTGACCCAATGCACCGACAGCGTGCCGCGCCCTGCCCCGCACCCCGGCCTGGCCAGTGGCGACGGGCTGTGCGTGCTGGTGGTGGAAGACAACGTGGACGTGGCCGACTTCGCCGTGGGCGCGCTGCGCGAGCTGGACTACGGCGTGGTGCTGGCGCGAAACGCGGCCGAGGCCATGGCCGAACTGGAACATGACGCCGCGCGCTTCCAGCTGGTGTTCACCGACGTGGTGATGCCCGGCACCAACGGCCTGGAACTGGCACGCACGATCCGCGCGCAGTTCCCGAAGCTGCCGATCATCCTGACCAGCGGCTACAGCGAACTGCTGGCACGCGACCCGGGGCACGGCTTCACCCTGCTGCGAAAACCGTATTCGCTGAAGCAACTGGCCCAGGTGATGTCCGAAGCGGCGCACGGCAGCGCCCGGTAG
- a CDS encoding NAD(P)H-dependent oxidoreductase, with product MKLLHLDASVLGDNSVSRQLTAAVVAQFKDQIDGLQVDYRDLDANPVPHLRSGSLAGADAAEAADAEQVMQQFLAADILVIGAPMYNFSIPSTLKAWIDRVAVAGRTFKYTENGPVGLAGGKRVIVVSARGGIYTDSPADFQEPFLRQVFAFMGIDNVEFVRAEGIAYSPKHREDAIAGALSALPSHAGEEVAA from the coding sequence ATGAAGCTTCTGCATCTCGACGCCAGCGTGCTTGGCGACAACTCCGTCTCGCGTCAGCTGACTGCGGCGGTGGTCGCCCAGTTCAAGGACCAGATCGACGGCCTGCAGGTCGATTATCGCGATCTGGACGCCAACCCGGTACCCCATCTGCGCAGCGGTTCGCTGGCCGGCGCCGATGCCGCCGAGGCGGCCGATGCTGAACAGGTGATGCAGCAGTTCCTGGCCGCCGACATCCTTGTCATCGGCGCGCCGATGTACAACTTCAGCATTCCGTCCACGCTGAAGGCCTGGATTGACCGCGTGGCCGTGGCCGGCCGCACCTTCAAGTACACCGAGAACGGCCCGGTGGGCCTGGCCGGCGGCAAGCGTGTGATCGTGGTGAGCGCCCGCGGCGGCATCTACACCGATTCGCCGGCCGACTTCCAGGAGCCCTTCCTGCGCCAGGTGTTCGCCTTCATGGGCATCGACAACGTGGAATTCGTGCGCGCCGAAGGCATTGCCTATTCGCCGAAGCACCGCGAAGACGCCATTGCCGGCGCGCTGTCGGCCCTGCCGTCGCACGCTGGCGAAGAAGTGGCCGCGTAA